The genomic region TTGTTTCTTGCTTTTTAACTTCCTCTATTTTCTTAACCTCTTCTTTCTCTCCTTCATAAGTAAACCAATCCTTATCCTTTTTTAAAGATGTTTCCACAAAGTTTTTAGCAAGAGTATACAGAGTAAAATCGTCACCCTCCCTCTTTACAACATACTTATTCTCATCAAGTTTCTCAATTACTTTAAAGCCCTGTTTTTCTCCATTTTTTAATGTAATATTTAGGGATAAAAAGGGATCTTTTGATGAATATTCTTTAACATTAAGTGAATCTATAAAATTCATTGAATAAATAGAACTGAGCACTCTTATGTAGTTCTGAATTTTACTCTGAACTGCATTAATTTCAGGGGAATCAAGAATCCATTTATCACCTTCCCTATAAAACATAAATCTCTGCTCTTTATCTATGTACTCAACCCTTTCTACATCCTCTGGTTTAAAATCTGTTATTCTTCTATTTCTCCAAGCCTCAATATCAAGATTTGACACATGAGGTTTAATTGATTTTTCAACAAGAATAACTTCTTTTTTCCCTGGAATTCTTACAAAGTTTGTTAAATAATCAGGACCATTTTTACCAACTATAATTTCAAGTAATTTTTTTCCCCCTATATCAAAAAGACTTACATATGTTCCCTTTTTATCGTCAACCTCGTAAGAAGGGAACTCTGATTCACTTTTTCCAATAACTTTTCCTTTAAGAGAACCCAAATTCTCTATAAGACGATTGATTTTTTCCTTATCAGCAGTTTTAATCAATGTGTCTTTAGTAACTGTCCATAATCCATTTATTTTTCTTAATTCGAGATTTTGATTTTCCCTACTTAAAACAATTTTCCCTATATTTTCTTCTTTAAATTCTCCTGAGACTTCAATTTCCTTAGGCATTCTTGCCTTTTTAAAAGCAGGACTTTCAGTCAAAAGAACAAGGATAAAAAGTATTAAAAAAGTAATACCTAAAATCCTTATATGTTTTTCAATCATTTTTTTCCTCCTTTTTAATTTCAGAGAATTTTTTCTTTTTTATCCTTCTAATTGAAGACCTAACTATTCCAAAAATAAATACAATTAAGGGTATTCCAAAAGTTATCCCATTTTGGAAAAGAAACTTCTGCATGTTATTTAAGTTCTTAATGGGTCTTTCACTTATTTCTCTTGCTTTAATTTCTGAAATATCTTTACCAAGAGCAAATGCATTCACAATATTCATAAGGAATATACCATTGTCAGGGTACATCTGAACAAAGTTATCCTGAAGAAAGATAGCATTTCCAACGAAAACTATTTTATTTTCCTCCTTTGATTCTTTTATAAATCCTGTCGTATCCTCATTTTTAAAATCAGTCCAGTTTTTAAATAAACTTGTATCATTTAAGAAAACTGATTTAAATTTTGAACTCACCATAAGGCTAAATAAATATTTTTTAAGTTCTTCCTTGGGTGGAGGAGGCTCTTGAGCAAAAGGATGAATAGAAAATCCTCCTTCCTTTCTATAAGCATTCTTTGTTGATGTAAAAATGTAGGTATATTTAAAAGCTTTATTTTCATTTGAAAGTGTATCAATTGCAGAAGGCCAAGTTAAAACAAGTTGTTCAAGATTTCTTGCAAATTGATGTTTTATGTTTTTAGGTAAAATTTTTACAAAATAATAGTAAGGAACAAGAAGCGCCCTACCTTCTGACATCATAGGAATAAAGGGAATTGTTGGATCTTTAACAAGATTAGGTTTTAAAGAAATTCCATAATTTCTCAAAAATTCAAGATCTTTTTCAAACATTGGTTTTGTTACAAAATTTTCATAATTTATATCTACAGGCTGTAAGAAAAATACAGCTTTTCCTCCTCTTAAAATAAACTGATCAAGATAAAAGAGTTCCTTCGGTAAAAGTTTTTTAATACCAAAAATTAAAAGTAAATTTATATCCTCAGGTATTTTACTTATAAGACTAACATTTCTGACTCTGTATAATTTTTCCAGTTCTCTTCTTATTATGTTATAATTTTCCTGCTTTAAACCAAGAAATAAAAGTCCCACTGTTCTTAAATTATCTCCTTCCTTCATTTTTAAAATTTTAGAAGTCAAATCATACTCAAGATTCTCGGTTTCTGTTAAAACAGGGATAGTTTCCTTTTTGTCCTTATAAAATATGAGAAGTCCAAAATTTCCATTAACAACTTTAACCTGATCCTTTTCAACCACATTAAAGGTAATTTCAGGGATACCAAGCCTTCTTGCTTTTGACTGTATATTCGGGTCTTTATCAGGATAAAATACAGTATATCTCAAAAGACCATTGGAATAGTTTCTGTATTCTTCCAGTAAATCAAATAAATCCTGTTTATAAGGATTCATCTCAGGAGGAAGTTTACTTGACATATAGATTTCTATATTCACAAAATCCTTTAATTCTCTTAATACTTCTTTGGTTACAGAATGGAGAGTGTAAATCCTGTTCTGTGTGATATCAACTCTATATACAAAATTTCTAAAAAATATATTTAAAAGAATTAAATTTAAAAAGGCAAGTATTCCCGCAATCAAAAATAATCTTTCCCTTTTCATCTTGCCACCTCCAGATGAAGATAATTAGCGTATATAAAAAGGGATATAAAGGAAAAATAATAAATTATATCTCTTAAATCAATTACACCCCTTGAAATGCTTTCAAAATGAGTTTTAACTGAAAAATTCTGCAAAAGTTCAGCCCAGAATCCTGATATAAAAGAAAGTATAGCCTCTTCACCTATTATGTAAAGTATAAAAGAAAAAGCTGCAGCAAGAATAAAGGCTACTATTTGATTTTTAGTAAACCCTGATAAAAACATACCCAAGGATATAAAGGTTGAACCAAGGAGAAAAGCACCAAGATAACCTGATAAAACTCTCCCCCAGTCTAAATTACCGAGAAATGATAAAATAATTGGAAGAGGTAATGTCAAAAGTAAAGAGAGACCGAAGAAGGAAATAGCTGCAAGAAATTTCCCAATTATTATTTCTTCAATTCTTAAGGGAAGAGATAAAAGAATTTCAATGGTTCCGAGTTTTTTCTCTTCTGCCCAGAGTCTCATTGTAATTGCAGGTATAAAAATTATAAATAAAACAGGGAACATATTAAACATAGGTCTTAAGTCAGCTTCAGGCATCAAGAAAAATCCTCTGAAAAAAAGCCAGAAATTTAACCACGAAAATACTATAAGCCAGAGATAACCGATTGTAGAATTAAAATATGATAAAAATTCTTTTTTAAATATTGCTTTTATACCCTTCATTTATCCTTCCTCCTTCATCAATTCAACAAAAACTTCTTCAAGCCCAAGAGATTTTGAATAAAGTTCAAGTATCAAAAATTTATTTTCATAGGCAAATTTTGCAAATTTTTCTCTTGGATCTCCATTTTCCTTAGGCAAAAATTTACCGTAAACTGCTTCACCTCTTTTTTCAATCTCATAAGAGGAAATAAAATCTAATTTATTCATCTTTTCCCTTATTTCTTTTTCATCTCCTTTTAAAGCAAAATATATTTCCTTTGATCTGAATTTCTTTGAAAGTTCACGAGGATTTCCCTCAGCTCTTATTATTCCCTTATGAATTATTATAACTCTGGATGCAAGCATTTCAACTTCAGGAAGTATATGGGTAGAAAGTAAAATTGTTTTTTCCCTTGATAATTCTTTAATTAAATTTCTTATTTCAATTATCTGAACAGGATCAAGACCTGTTGTGGGCTCATCCATTATAAGCACTTCAGGGTCATGTAAAAGAGCTTGAGCTATTCCGACCCTCTGTCTATAACCCTTTGAAAGTTCACCTATTGGTTTTTCCCACACTTCTTTTATCTGGGTTTTTTCCATCACCTCTTCCAGTTTTTTATTCTTGTTTTCAATTCCCCTTGCTTCTGCACAGAAACTTAAATACTCTCTTGGAGTTAAATCGGTATAAAGGGGATTATCCTCAGGTAAATAACCAAGCTTCTTTTTACAGTATAAAGGGTCTTCCTTAATCTTTTTTCCATCAATAAGCACTTCCCCGCTTGTTGGATAAAGGAATCCTGTAATTATTCTTAATGTTGTCGTTTTACCTGCTCCATTGGGTCCCAAAAATCCTAAAATTTCTCCCTTTTCCACATTAAAGGATATGCCAAGAAGAGCAGGATCCTCACCGTAATATTTATAAAGGTTTTTAACTTCAATCATAACTTTAAATTGGAAAACGGAGGGTGTGGGACTCGAACCCACAATCCCGATATAATCGGGATATCGGATTTCAAATCCGACGCCTTAGCCAGTTCGGCCAACCCTCCGGTTTTTGATGATTATAATA from candidate division WOR-3 bacterium harbors:
- a CDS encoding DUF4340 domain-containing protein, whose protein sequence is MIEKHIRILGITFLILFILVLLTESPAFKKARMPKEIEVSGEFKEENIGKIVLSRENQNLELRKINGLWTVTKDTLIKTADKEKINRLIENLGSLKGKVIGKSESEFPSYEVDDKKGTYVSLFDIGGKKLLEIIVGKNGPDYLTNFVRIPGKKEVILVEKSIKPHVSNLDIEAWRNRRITDFKPEDVERVEYIDKEQRFMFYREGDKWILDSPEINAVQSKIQNYIRVLSSIYSMNFIDSLNVKEYSSKDPFLSLNITLKNGEKQGFKVIEKLDENKYVVKREGDDFTLYTLAKNFVETSLKKDKDWFTYEGEKEEVKKIEEVKKQETKKKK
- a CDS encoding GldG family protein; this encodes MKRERLFLIAGILAFLNLILLNIFFRNFVYRVDITQNRIYTLHSVTKEVLRELKDFVNIEIYMSSKLPPEMNPYKQDLFDLLEEYRNYSNGLLRYTVFYPDKDPNIQSKARRLGIPEITFNVVEKDQVKVVNGNFGLLIFYKDKKETIPVLTETENLEYDLTSKILKMKEGDNLRTVGLLFLGLKQENYNIIRRELEKLYRVRNVSLISKIPEDINLLLIFGIKKLLPKELFYLDQFILRGGKAVFFLQPVDINYENFVTKPMFEKDLEFLRNYGISLKPNLVKDPTIPFIPMMSEGRALLVPYYYFVKILPKNIKHQFARNLEQLVLTWPSAIDTLSNENKAFKYTYIFTSTKNAYRKEGGFSIHPFAQEPPPPKEELKKYLFSLMVSSKFKSVFLNDTSLFKNWTDFKNEDTTGFIKESKEENKIVFVGNAIFLQDNFVQMYPDNGIFLMNIVNAFALGKDISEIKAREISERPIKNLNNMQKFLFQNGITFGIPLIVFIFGIVRSSIRRIKKKKFSEIKKEEKND
- a CDS encoding ABC transporter permease subunit translates to MKGIKAIFKKEFLSYFNSTIGYLWLIVFSWLNFWLFFRGFFLMPEADLRPMFNMFPVLFIIFIPAITMRLWAEEKKLGTIEILLSLPLRIEEIIIGKFLAAISFFGLSLLLTLPLPIILSFLGNLDWGRVLSGYLGAFLLGSTFISLGMFLSGFTKNQIVAFILAAAFSFILYIIGEEAILSFISGFWAELLQNFSVKTHFESISRGVIDLRDIIYYFSFISLFIYANYLHLEVAR
- a CDS encoding ATP-binding cassette domain-containing protein; this translates as MIEVKNLYKYYGEDPALLGISFNVEKGEILGFLGPNGAGKTTTLRIITGFLYPTSGEVLIDGKKIKEDPLYCKKKLGYLPEDNPLYTDLTPREYLSFCAEARGIENKNKKLEEVMEKTQIKEVWEKPIGELSKGYRQRVGIAQALLHDPEVLIMDEPTTGLDPVQIIEIRNLIKELSREKTILLSTHILPEVEMLASRVIIIHKGIIRAEGNPRELSKKFRSKEIYFALKGDEKEIREKMNKLDFISSYEIEKRGEAVYGKFLPKENGDPREKFAKFAYENKFLILELYSKSLGLEEVFVELMKEEG